In Rickettsia endosymbiont of Gonocerus acuteangulatus, the following are encoded in one genomic region:
- the tlc4 gene encoding NTP/NDP exchange transporter Tlc4, translating into MTINQNNSNHTFSSHNLDNSPRKINKLINKFSDYIWPIKRQELSKFLFITLLMFCILFIQNLIRALKDSIVTTMIGAETISFLKFWGVMPCAFLMTAIYVKLVNRMKAENIFYLIISIFLAFFALFAYVIFPNHEILHLSPITAQNLIASLPNLKWFILLLTKWSFSLFYIIAELWPNVAFALLFWQFVNNITTVEESKRFYPLFGLLSQTGIYLAGQFLENLSHINEYVAAKFSLQASFHTLSVQIILTIVLILGIVGIKTFWLLNHKVLDKEHMALLRFKAKKKTMTIAESFQMILSSRHIRLIATLLICYGIAINLVEGPWKAAATKIYKTPTEYAAFIGNYLSYTGAFTILFVVLGSNIVRKLGWFTAAIITPIIVFTTGILFFTVNNFESSAGLIVASFILTDPALIAITIGAIQNVLSKSSKYTLFDSTKEMAYVPLDKEIKIKGKAAADVLGTKLGKSGSAFLQSLVFIILPSASYQSISVCLMFIFIITCLIWFWAVKELNKEYKKSVKLSQ; encoded by the coding sequence AAGTTAATAAATAAATTTTCAGACTATATTTGGCCAATAAAACGCCAAGAGCTTTCTAAGTTTTTATTCATTACTTTGTTAATGTTTTGTATTTTATTTATTCAAAATTTAATCAGAGCTTTAAAAGATAGTATAGTTACTACGATGATTGGAGCGGAAACAATTTCCTTTCTAAAATTCTGGGGAGTGATGCCTTGTGCTTTTTTAATGACGGCTATTTATGTGAAGCTTGTCAATAGAATGAAAGCAGAAAATATATTTTATCTGATCATTTCAATATTTTTAGCATTTTTTGCCCTTTTTGCTTATGTTATTTTCCCAAATCATGAGATATTACATTTAAGTCCAATTACTGCTCAAAATTTAATTGCAAGCCTGCCTAATTTAAAATGGTTTATTTTGCTTTTAACGAAATGGAGTTTTTCACTGTTTTATATAATAGCTGAATTATGGCCAAATGTAGCTTTTGCACTGCTTTTTTGGCAATTTGTAAATAATATAACTACTGTTGAAGAATCGAAAAGGTTTTATCCTTTATTTGGATTACTCAGCCAAACAGGGATTTATTTAGCAGGACAGTTTTTAGAAAATTTAAGCCATATTAATGAGTATGTAGCCGCAAAATTTTCACTACAGGCATCTTTTCATACTCTTTCCGTGCAGATTATATTAACCATAGTATTGATTCTAGGGATAGTAGGTATTAAAACTTTTTGGTTGCTTAATCATAAAGTGCTAGATAAAGAACATATGGCATTGTTGCGTTTTAAGGCAAAGAAAAAAACCATGACAATTGCTGAAAGCTTTCAGATGATCCTTTCTTCAAGACATATTAGATTAATTGCAACTTTACTTATTTGTTATGGTATCGCTATAAATTTAGTGGAAGGACCTTGGAAAGCAGCAGCTACTAAAATATACAAAACCCCGACTGAATATGCTGCATTTATCGGTAATTATTTAAGTTATACGGGAGCGTTTACCATTCTTTTTGTTGTACTTGGCTCAAATATAGTTAGAAAACTCGGTTGGTTTACGGCAGCTATTATTACTCCTATAATAGTTTTTACTACAGGTATATTATTTTTTACAGTAAATAATTTTGAAAGCTCTGCTGGTTTGATAGTAGCAAGCTTTATTCTTACCGATCCAGCTTTAATTGCTATAACTATTGGGGCTATTCAAAATGTGCTTAGTAAATCAAGTAAATACACCTTATTTGATTCAACAAAAGAGATGGCTTATGTGCCATTAGATAAGGAAATAAAGATAAAAGGAAAAGCTGCTGCTGACGTGCTCGGTACAAAACTTGGAAAATCAGGAAGTGCATTTTTACAATCTTTAGTTTTTATTATTTTGCCTTCTGCAAGTTATCAATCTATTTCCGTATGTTTAATGTTTATATTTATAATCACCTGTTTAATATGGTTTTGGGCAGTAAAAGAATTAAACAAAGAATATAAAAAATCTGTTAAACTTTCTCAATAA